A region from the Ammospiza nelsoni isolate bAmmNel1 chromosome 1, bAmmNel1.pri, whole genome shotgun sequence genome encodes:
- the SOCS6 gene encoding suppressor of cytokine signaling 6, whose product MKKISLKTIRKSFNLNKSKDESDFVVVQQPSLSEFGKDDSLFGSCYGKDLASCEVNSEDEKGGKNRSKSESLMGTLKRRLSAKQKQKGKGSTPSVSSADDDTFSSSSAPITFKDVRAQRPLRSTSLRNHHYSPTPWPLRPTNSEETCIKMEVKVKALVHSSNPSPALNGVRKDFHDLQSENVFQEQTNALKNTESQNGDLHLHIDEHVPVVIGLMPQDYIQYTVPLDEGMYPLEGSRSYCLDSSSPMEVSTVSSQVGGNAFHEDESQVDQDVVVAPDIFVDQTMNGLLIGTTGVMLQSPRVNHSDVPPLSPLLPPMQNNQIQRNFNGLNGTDAHVAESMRCHLNFDPNTAPGVGRVYDSVQNSGPMVVTSLTEELKKLAKQGWYWGPITRWEAEGKLANVPDGSFLVRDSSDDRYLLSLSFRSHGKTLHTRIEHSNGRFSFYEQPDVEGHTSIVDLIEHSIRDSENGAFCYSRSRLPGSATYPVRLTNPVSRFMQVRSLQYLCRFVIRQYTRIDLIQKLPLPNKMKDYLQEKHY is encoded by the coding sequence atgaagaaaattagTCTCAAAACAATTCGCAAGTCCTTTAACTTAAATAAAAGTAAAGATGAAAGTGACTTTGTAGTGGTTCAGCAGCCATCATTAAGTGAATTTGGAAAAGATGACTCCTTGTTTGGCAGCTGCTATGGTAAAGATTTGGCTAGCTGTGAAGTCAATAGTGAAGATGAAAAAGGAGGCAAAAATAGATCAAAAAGTGAAAGTTTAATGGGTACGTTAAAAAGGAGGctttcagcaaaacaaaaacagaaaggCAAAGGCAGCACACCATCTGTAAGCTCTGCAGATGATGacacattttcttcctcatctGCTCCAATAACCTTCAAAGATGTGCGAGCTCAAAGACCTCTGAGATCCACTTCCCTCCGTAATCACCATTACAGCCCAACTCCGTGGCCACTCCGACCTACAAATTCAGAAGAGACTTGCATCAAAATGGAAGTGAAAGTCAAGGCCTTGGTCCATTCCTCTAATCCAAGCCCAGCACTGAATGGTGTTCGAAAGGACTTCCATGACTTGCAGTCAGAAAATGTGTTCCAGGAACAAACcaatgcattaaaaaatacGGAATCTCAGAACGGGGACTTGCATCTTCATATTGATGAACATGTGCCTGTAGTTATTGGATTAATGCCTCAGGACTACATTCAGTATACTGTGCCTTTAGATGAGGGAATGTATCCTTTGGAAGGATCACGTAGTTACTGTCTGGATAGTTCCTCACCCATGGAAGTTTCGACTGTTTCTTCTCAAGTGGGGGGAAATGCTTTCCATGAAGATGAGAGCCAAGTGGATCAGGACGTAGTCGTTGCACCGGATATCTTTGTGGACCAGACGATGAATGGTTTGTTGATTGGTACCACAGGAGTCATGTTGCAAAGCCCAAGAGTTAATCATAGCGATGTCCCTCCACTCTCACCTTTGCTACCTCCAATGCAGAATAATCAAATCCAAAGGAACTTCAATGGATTAAATGGCACAGATGCCCATGTGGCTGAAAGTATGCGCTGCCATTTGAATTTTGATCCTAACACTGCCCCAGGAGTTGGAAGAGTTTATGACTCTGTACAGAACAGTGGTCCTATGGTTGTGACAAGCCtcacagaagaactgaaaaAGCTTGCAAAACAAGGATGGTACTGGGGCCCCATTACACGCTGGGAGGCAGAGGGAAAATTAGCTAATGTGCCTGATGGCTCGTTTCTCGTTCGAGATAGTTCTGATGATCGCTATCTTTTAAGTTTGAGTTTTCGTTCCCATGGAAAAACTCTTCACACTAGAATTGAACACTCAAATGGTAGGTTTAGTTTTTATGAACAGCCAGATGTGGAGGGACATACATCTATAGTTGACTTAATTGAACATTCAATCAGGGACTCTGAAAATGGAGCTTTCTGCTATTCGAGATCCCGGCTGCCAGGATCTGCAACTTACCCAGTGAGACTGACAAATCCCGTGTCCCGGTTTATGCAGGTGCGCTCTTTACAGTACCTGTGTCGTTTTGTAATACGTCAGTACACCAGAATAGACCTGATTCAAAAACTGCCTTTGCCAAACAAAATGAAGGATTATTTACAGGAAAAGCACTACTGA